The sequence TTGTTTTTTAGCCTTGATTTCACTTACATCCCACCTGTCGAGGAGGGGAACAAGGGCGTTCATGATAAGGATCGCGAAGGATACCCCCTCGGGATAGCCGCCCCATAGCCGTATGATGGCGGTCAGAACTCCGCATCCGATTCCGAAAATGATCTGGCCTCGGAGCGAAAGGGGGCTCGTTACCATATCGGTTGCCATGAAGAAGGCTCCGAGCACCAGCCCACCGGTAAGCAGGTGAAAGAGAGGGGAGGCGTAACCGAGCGGATCGATGAGATAAAAAATACCGGTAAAAAGCATGGTCGTGCCGATAAAAACGAAAGGAATGTGCCAGGTGATATACTTTTTATAAAGCAGCCAGGCGGCACCGGGAAGCAGCGCCAGTATCGATGTTTCTCCAAGACTTCCGGGTCTTATGCCGTAAAAGGCGTCGAGCGTATTGAAGCCTGCAAGGGCCTGCAGTCCGTCGGTTTTCAGTATGCCGAGAGGCGATGCTGCGGTCTGCATGTCAACCGAAAATGGAGCGTACCATTCGGTCATGGCGGCAGGGAAAGAGATGAGCAGAAAGACGCGGGCAACGAGAGCCGGGTTGAAAATATTGAAACCCAGGCCGCCGAAAAGGTGTTTCGCTATAACGATGGCTACGAATGCGCCCATGATGACCATCCAGAGCGGGAGCCCCGAGGGGAGATTCAGGGCGAGGAGTTGACCGGTCACCAGAGCGCTGCCGTCAAGACATGCGGTCGGTTTTTTCCTTATTTTATCGATAGCCCATTCAAAACAGATCGAACTGACGATCGATACCCCGGTGACCAGCAGCGCCCGCCATCCGAAAAAACAGATCGAGACGAGCGTCGCCGGAAGCAGCGCAACGGCAACGTTGTACATAACCGACTCGATGGAGTCTTTTGAGCGGACAAACGGCGCGTAGGAAACTTTAAGCTTGAGTGGTTCCATGAGAGAGTGGTCTGATACTGTTAAGCTGATTGACGTTGTTTGCGTTTACTTGCAAGAGTTTTGGCGTACTTGATCCAGTGCACCAGTTCCCGTTTCGATGGGCAGACATAGGAGCAGCTGCCGCATTCCGTGCAGTTCGCCATTCCGTACAGTTCGATGGTTTCGAAATCCCGAAGCTGGGCAGTGTTTGCCAGCAGCCAGGGCTGAAGGTTCTGCGGACAGGCAGAGATGCACCTGCTGCAGCGTATGCAGGTTTTTTCCCCCGATTTTTCAAGTCCCCTGTTGTTGATGAAGAGAATGCCGGAAGTGGTTTTGGTTACCGGTACGTCAAGCGAAAACTGCGCTTTGCCCATCATGGGGCCGCCGGTTATCACCTGGTTGGTCTTTTCCGTCATACTGCCGCAGAATGCCGCGATTTCTGAAAACTTCGTGCCGACGAGTATCCTGATATTTCTCGCCGTATGGATTTCCATTCCCGAGATGGTGACCACACGCTCTATGAGAGGTTTGTTTTTGCAGACAGCCTCATACATGGCAATGGCCGTTGCGATGTTATGCACCAGGCATCCTTTGTCGAACGGCAGTTCTCCTTCGTTGACGGTTCTGCCGGTTATGGCGTTGATCAGCTGTTTTTCAGCTCCCTGCGGATATTTCGTTTCAAGGACGACGATCCCGATTCCTTTCGAATCGGCCTGTTTTTTCAGGGCTGCAACGGCATCCGGCTTGTTCGATTCAATGCCTATATATGCGCTGACTTTTCCCTGAAAAAGGGAGGTGATGATTTCAAGTCCTTTGATGATGGCTTCCGGTTCTTCAACCATGACGCGGTGATCGGCGGTGAGAAACGGTTCGCACTCCGCGCCGTTGAGAATGATGGTGTCGATGGTTTTGTCTTTCGGAGGAGAGAGCTTGACGCCTGAAGGGAATCCCGCCCCTCCCATGCCGACGATGCCGCTGTCGGTGATTCGTTTGAGGATTTCCTCTTTCGAAAGCTTTTTCCAGTCGCATTCCGGTGTGTTGAGACCTTCCAGCCATTCGTCCTTTCCATCCGGAGTGATGAAGACGGTCATCGAATACTGTCCGCCCGGATGGGGATGCTGTTTTACCGCTTTGATTTTACCGCTTGTCGGGGCATGGACATTCGCGGAAATAAACCCGTCGGCAGCACCGATACGCTGACCTTTTTTGACCTCGTCGCCAACTTTTACAACAGGTTTTGCCGGTTTGCCGAGATGCTGGCTCATCGGCACGGCCAGTTCCTGTGGATGCGGCATGACTTCAACGGCTTTCCCGCTGGTAAGTTTCTGTTCGGGCGGATGAATGCCGCCGGTCTTGAAGGTCTTCATTTACGGGACTTTTTTTGATTTCACGGTTTCCATGTCGCGCTCCAGGAGGATGCAGTTCACCTTTGTAGGGCACACCTCTATGCATTTGCCGCATGAGGTGCATTTTTCCTGGATGATGGAGGCGAGGAAATTATCGATGACGATTGCCTGTTCCGGACACTCCCTGACGCATTTCTGACAGGCCGTACAACCCGCGTCGCAGGCTTTACGGGTCTCGGCGCCCCGGTCGTGCGAGCTGCAGGCAATGAAATACCGTTCGGTTTTTTTCTCCTGCATGGTCAGCACGCCGTAGGGGCAGGCCGGAACACAGGCTCCGCATCCGGTGCAGAGCTCATTGTCGATAACCACCAGGCCGTTCTCGATGCGCATGGCGTTGAAATCGCAGAATGCGATGCATGAGCCGAGGCCTGTACAGGCAAACCGGCACTGTTTGGTTCCCGCAAAGGCCTGGGCTGCAGCCCAGCAGTCGCGAATGCCGACATATTCCGCACTTTCACGGGCGTTGCCGTTATGGCCCTGACAGAGCACAACGCAGGTTACGGGTTTCGGTTCAGCCATGGTTATGCCGAGGGCGGTGCCGAGTTTTTCGGCAAGTTCTCCTCCGCCGACCGGACAGGTCATTGACGGATTTCTTGTTCTGACAAGCTCTTCGGCAAACTGGCTGCAGCTGGGATATCCGCAGGCGCCGCAGTTCACGCCCGGCAGGAGCGCGTTGATCATACTGACGGTCGGATCTTCGGCTACAAAGAATTTCTTCGAAACGAAGAGGATGATGATGCCGAGCACGAAAGCCAGAGAGCCGAGACTTGCTACAGCAGGAATAAAAGATTCACTGTACATGGGATGCTATTTGATACCGGCAATAAAGTAATAGGTCTTTTTCTTGAGGATAAGGTGCAGTGCGGCGAGCGCGACCGAGAGGGCCGCCAGTCCGCAAAGAAAGGAGAGCCAGAGGTTCAGGGTACATGCATTCGCCACGGCAAGCGCGCTCAGAAACGAGAGAAGCGGAATGATGAACAGCATGAGGGCGGCTTTCAGCTCTCCGTGTTCCTTTATGGCGACAGCGACAAAATCTCCTACGGCAGCCCCGATGGCGTTGTCGGCCAGAACGGTTTCCCTGCCCTTGAGCCGGTTGCCTGCATTACATGCTCCGCAGTGCAGCCCTTTTTCAGCGTCATCGGTGCATACAATCGAAATTT comes from Chlorobium limicola DSM 245 and encodes:
- a CDS encoding SoxR reducing system RseC family protein, producing MYAEVLKSHNGKAEISIVCTDDAEKGLHCGACNAGNRLKGRETVLADNAIGAAVGDFVAVAIKEHGELKAALMLFIIPLLSFLSALAVANACTLNLWLSFLCGLAALSVALAALHLILKKKTYYFIAGIK
- a CDS encoding Fe-S cluster domain-containing protein, with the protein product MYSESFIPAVASLGSLAFVLGIIILFVSKKFFVAEDPTVSMINALLPGVNCGACGYPSCSQFAEELVRTRNPSMTCPVGGGELAEKLGTALGITMAEPKPVTCVVLCQGHNGNARESAEYVGIRDCWAAAQAFAGTKQCRFACTGLGSCIAFCDFNAMRIENGLVVIDNELCTGCGACVPACPYGVLTMQEKKTERYFIACSSHDRGAETRKACDAGCTACQKCVRECPEQAIVIDNFLASIIQEKCTSCGKCIEVCPTKVNCILLERDMETVKSKKVP
- the rsxC gene encoding electron transport complex subunit RsxC, whose protein sequence is MKTFKTGGIHPPEQKLTSGKAVEVMPHPQELAVPMSQHLGKPAKPVVKVGDEVKKGQRIGAADGFISANVHAPTSGKIKAVKQHPHPGGQYSMTVFITPDGKDEWLEGLNTPECDWKKLSKEEILKRITDSGIVGMGGAGFPSGVKLSPPKDKTIDTIILNGAECEPFLTADHRVMVEEPEAIIKGLEIITSLFQGKVSAYIGIESNKPDAVAALKKQADSKGIGIVVLETKYPQGAEKQLINAITGRTVNEGELPFDKGCLVHNIATAIAMYEAVCKNKPLIERVVTISGMEIHTARNIRILVGTKFSEIAAFCGSMTEKTNQVITGGPMMGKAQFSLDVPVTKTTSGILFINNRGLEKSGEKTCIRCSRCISACPQNLQPWLLANTAQLRDFETIELYGMANCTECGSCSYVCPSKRELVHWIKYAKTLASKRKQRQSA
- a CDS encoding RnfABCDGE type electron transport complex subunit D, coding for MEPLKLKVSYAPFVRSKDSIESVMYNVAVALLPATLVSICFFGWRALLVTGVSIVSSICFEWAIDKIRKKPTACLDGSALVTGQLLALNLPSGLPLWMVIMGAFVAIVIAKHLFGGLGFNIFNPALVARVFLLISFPAAMTEWYAPFSVDMQTAASPLGILKTDGLQALAGFNTLDAFYGIRPGSLGETSILALLPGAAWLLYKKYITWHIPFVFIGTTMLFTGIFYLIDPLGYASPLFHLLTGGLVLGAFFMATDMVTSPLSLRGQIIFGIGCGVLTAIIRLWGGYPEGVSFAILIMNALVPLLDRWDVSEIKAKKQPSIKAA